AGTCTTTTTATATAAATCTTAACAACTTCGGTTTCTTTCCTAACCCCAAAAAGGCACGGGTGTTTTGGGTTGGTATAAATAAAAATAAAGAGATAATAACTCAAATGGTTGAAAAATTAAACAAGGAACTTAAAAAGATTGGTTTTAAACCGGAAGAGAGAGATTTTTCTCCCCATTTAACAATTGGTCGATTTAAAGCAGTTTTTAATGCTGAAAAATATCTTACTTTAAAATATAAAAGTAAAGATTTTTTAATTGATAAGATTACTTTATTCAAAAGTACCTTAACTTCTACCGGACCAATTTACGAAGTTATTAACAATTACAAACTTTTATCTTAAAATCTAAATATTATTTTTCCTTAAATAGATTATTAATATATTCAACAATTTCGGAAATTTTTGTACCAGGATCAAAGAGTTTGCCAACACCTATTTGGTATAATTTTTCTTTATCTTCATCAGGAATAATACCACCGCCAAAAACGTGAATATTAGTTGCGCCTTTTTCTTTGAGTAATTTCAAGACTTCAGGGAAAATTGTCATATGAGCACCCGAAAGAATACTTAAACCGATTATATCAACATCCTCTTGAATTGCAGTATTCACAATCATTTCCGGTGTTTGGTGCAAACCAGTATAAATAACTTCAAAACCAGCGTCTCTTAAACCTCGAGCAACTACTTTTGCCCCTCGGTCATGTCCATCCAAACCTGGTTTGGCAATTAAAATTTTAATCTTCTTTTTCTCCATCGTTACCTCCTTTTTAAAAGAAGGCTTCTTCTTTATATTCACCAAAAACCTCTTTTAAAGCACCAATAATCTCTCCCAAAGTGCAATAGACGCGGGCACATTCTAAGATGGGATACATTATATTCTCATTGCTTTTTGCTGCCATTTTAAGTTCTTTCAACTTTCTTTCGCAGATAATATTGTCTCGTTCTTTTCTTAACTTTTCTAATCTTTCAACTTGCCTTCTTTCTACTTCTGGATCGATTCTTAATAAAGGAAT
The sequence above is a segment of the candidate division WOR-3 bacterium genome. Coding sequences within it:
- a CDS encoding cobalamin B12-binding domain-containing protein, producing MEKKKIKILIAKPGLDGHDRGAKVVARGLRDAGFEVIYTGLHQTPEMIVNTAIQEDVDIIGLSILSGAHMTIFPEVLKLLKEKGATNIHVFGGGIIPDEDKEKLYQIGVGKLFDPGTKISEIVEYINNLFKEK
- the thpR gene encoding RNA 2',3'-cyclic phosphodiesterase, encoding MNKIRSFIALEVPDEIKNEVYQHIENFKKDNLPVKWVEKENLHITLIFLGEQDLNFINKVKEILKNVSSNFKSFYINLNNFGFFPNPKKARVFWVGINKNKEIITQMVEKLNKELKKIGFKPEERDFSPHLTIGRFKAVFNAEKYLTLKYKSKDFLIDKITLFKSTLTSTGPIYEVINNYKLLS